A single Paenibacillus sp. FSL R5-0517 DNA region contains:
- a CDS encoding fructose-specific PTS transporter subunit EIIC has translation MRITDLMIQETMIMDLQATTKDEAIDELIASLNRSGRINDPVLFKEMIYKREAESSTGIGGGIAMPHAKTTAVNEPTVVFAKSRQGLDFEALDDQPAHVFFMIAAPEGAGNTHLRTLAALSRLLIDSDFISQLMSTDTPAEVSALFDAKQAEAAEKEAAKEKAKAEKAANAASGTTSGQPQNTSGVIVGNANSEDFVVAVTACPTGIAHTFMAEDALKKKAQEMGINIRVETNGSEGAQNVLTADEIARAKGVIVAADKNVEMARFDGKPVLQRPVSDGIRKSEELIRKAVNGDAPIYHSQGGGTKEEGGSTGKISVGSKIYKDLMNGISHMLPFVVGGGILLAISFLFEQIASPDNPIVQLLQTIGGGTGAFHFLIPVLAGFIAMSIGDRPALMPGMVGGLMAVNSNAGFLGGLAAGFLAGYVVIGLRKALKGLPKAIDGLKPILLYPVFGLLIVGAISFYVFDPIFGSLNTWLVDALGNLGTGNKVLLGLLLGGMMAIDMGGPFNKAAYTFAIGVFTSSGNTDGAWMAAVMAGGMAPPLAIALATTFFKSKFTEQERKSGLTNYVLGLSFITEGAIPFAAADPLRVLTSCIIGSAVAGGLTQLWSINVPAPHGGIFVAALANHAILFLLAVAIGAVISGLILGLWKKSPTLVK, from the coding sequence ATGAGAATAACAGACTTGATGATCCAGGAAACGATGATCATGGACCTGCAAGCCACAACGAAAGATGAGGCTATTGATGAACTGATTGCAAGCCTGAACCGAAGCGGACGTATTAATGATCCGGTCCTGTTCAAGGAAATGATCTATAAAAGAGAAGCTGAATCCAGCACGGGGATCGGTGGCGGAATTGCGATGCCACACGCCAAAACAACAGCAGTGAATGAACCAACGGTTGTATTTGCCAAGAGTAGACAAGGCCTTGATTTTGAAGCGTTGGATGATCAGCCAGCTCATGTGTTCTTCATGATTGCCGCTCCAGAAGGCGCAGGGAATACCCATCTGCGTACGCTTGCAGCTCTTTCCAGGTTGTTGATTGATAGCGATTTCATCTCACAGTTGATGAGTACAGATACACCTGCCGAAGTCAGTGCATTGTTTGATGCCAAACAGGCGGAAGCAGCAGAAAAAGAAGCGGCCAAAGAGAAAGCAAAAGCTGAAAAAGCAGCAAATGCCGCATCCGGCACTACTAGTGGTCAGCCACAGAATACCTCTGGTGTGATCGTGGGTAACGCAAACTCGGAAGATTTTGTTGTTGCGGTTACAGCCTGTCCGACAGGTATAGCGCATACGTTCATGGCTGAAGATGCACTTAAAAAGAAAGCTCAGGAAATGGGTATCAACATTCGCGTAGAAACAAACGGCTCCGAAGGAGCACAGAATGTGCTGACGGCTGATGAGATTGCCCGTGCCAAAGGGGTTATCGTTGCCGCAGACAAAAATGTAGAGATGGCACGTTTCGATGGTAAACCGGTATTACAAAGACCGGTGAGCGATGGAATTCGCAAATCCGAAGAGTTGATCCGCAAAGCTGTTAACGGTGATGCACCGATCTATCACAGTCAAGGCGGAGGTACCAAGGAAGAGGGAGGAAGCACTGGCAAGATCAGCGTAGGTAGCAAAATCTATAAAGATCTGATGAATGGTATCTCTCATATGCTGCCGTTTGTTGTAGGTGGCGGTATCCTTCTCGCAATCTCCTTCTTGTTCGAGCAGATTGCTAGTCCTGATAATCCAATTGTGCAACTGCTTCAAACGATCGGTGGCGGAACAGGTGCATTCCACTTCCTAATTCCGGTCCTTGCCGGATTTATCGCGATGAGTATTGGTGATCGTCCAGCCCTGATGCCTGGTATGGTCGGTGGATTGATGGCGGTTAACTCGAACGCAGGTTTCCTTGGTGGTCTGGCTGCCGGTTTCCTGGCGGGTTATGTAGTCATTGGTCTTCGTAAGGCATTGAAAGGTTTGCCAAAAGCAATTGATGGTTTGAAACCAATCTTGCTGTACCCGGTATTCGGTTTGCTGATCGTAGGTGCAATCAGCTTCTACGTCTTCGATCCAATCTTTGGTTCCCTGAACACATGGCTTGTAGATGCACTTGGTAATCTGGGAACAGGAAATAAAGTATTGCTTGGGCTGTTGCTTGGTGGCATGATGGCGATCGATATGGGCGGACCATTCAACAAAGCGGCATATACGTTCGCGATTGGGGTATTCACATCCAGTGGTAACACAGACGGTGCATGGATGGCAGCGGTTATGGCAGGTGGTATGGCGCCTCCTCTGGCAATTGCCCTGGCAACGACGTTCTTCAAATCCAAATTTACGGAGCAAGAACGCAAATCGGGCTTGACCAACTATGTTCTTGGATTGTCTTTCATTACGGAAGGTGCAATTCCATTTGCAGCAGCTGATCCACTTCGTGTATTGACATCATGCATCATTGGTTCTGCTGTTGCGGGCGGACTGACACAATTGTGGAGTATTAATGTACCCGCTCCGCACGGCGGCATCTTTGTTGCTGCACTGGCGAACCACGCAATATTGTTCCTGCTTGCCGTTGCCATTGGTGCAGTGATCTCCGGTCTGATTCTGGGCTTGTGGAAGAAATCACCAACGCTTGTGAAGTAA
- a CDS encoding class I SAM-dependent methyltransferase, which yields MSDVIKSQVQKQFAKNAGKYVTSAGHAKGEDLELLVSSSQATPDMNVLDIATGGGHVANALAPLVQRVTALDLTKEMLQAAEQFILGNGHDNVDFVAGDAEKLPFDDDVFDLVTCRIAAHHFPDVSSFVHEALRVMKPGGRLLLIDNVAPERDENDQFYNEVEKCRDASHVRAWRKTEWIHMLEYAGFRMEAMVSFQKRFKFEEWCDRAALPEQERGVLEASMLSAPSIIRKFFDFEVTTNGKLDSFQGESVYIQATKPTHI from the coding sequence ATGTCTGATGTAATCAAGAGTCAGGTGCAGAAGCAGTTTGCGAAAAATGCAGGAAAATACGTGACGAGTGCGGGACATGCCAAAGGTGAAGATCTCGAGTTGCTCGTGTCTTCATCTCAAGCTACTCCAGATATGAACGTGTTGGATATCGCCACTGGAGGAGGACATGTCGCCAATGCTTTGGCTCCTCTTGTTCAGCGGGTGACTGCCCTGGATTTAACGAAGGAGATGCTGCAGGCAGCTGAACAGTTTATCCTGGGGAATGGACACGATAATGTAGATTTTGTAGCCGGGGATGCGGAGAAGCTACCATTCGATGATGATGTCTTTGACCTTGTGACCTGCCGAATCGCGGCTCACCATTTCCCGGACGTTTCTTCGTTTGTTCACGAGGCGTTGCGAGTCATGAAGCCTGGTGGAAGGTTGTTATTGATTGACAACGTGGCACCTGAACGTGATGAGAATGACCAGTTTTACAATGAAGTAGAGAAGTGCCGAGATGCAAGCCATGTTCGAGCATGGCGCAAGACGGAATGGATTCATATGCTGGAGTATGCGGGCTTCCGAATGGAAGCGATGGTTTCTTTCCAGAAGCGCTTTAAGTTTGAAGAGTGGTGTGATCGTGCAGCACTGCCGGAACAGGAGAGGGGTGTACTTGAAGCAAGCATGTTAAGCGCACCGTCCATCATCAGGAAATTTTTTGATTTTGAAGTGACAACGAACGGGAAGCTCGACAGCTTCCAAGGAGAAAGTGTATATATTCAAGCGACTAAGCCGACTCATATCTGA
- a CDS encoding zinc-dependent alcohol dehydrogenase: MRAVTFQGMKDIQVKEVEDPTLQQKDDIIVRITSTAICGSDLHIYQGALPAAKDYVIGHEPMGIVEEVGPEVTRVKKGDRVVLPFNIACGECFYCNHDMESQCDNSNGNPDIHTGGYFGFTERYGNHPGGQAELLRVPYGNFTPFVIPESCELEDEALLFLSDVLPTAYWSVENAGVKPGDTVTVLGSGPIGLMTQKFAWMKGAKRVIAVDRLPYRLEKAKRLNDAEIFNFEDYDDMGEHIREITQGGTDVVIDCVGMDGKKSTLEEIGQKLKLHGGSLSAIEIGMKAIRKFGTLQLTGVYGSSYNMFPLGNLFERNINLKMGQAPVIHYMPELFRKITAGEFDPTEIISHRIPLENASDAYRIFNDHEDECTKVILKP, encoded by the coding sequence ATGAGAGCCGTTACGTTTCAGGGAATGAAGGACATTCAAGTCAAAGAGGTTGAAGATCCCACACTGCAACAGAAGGATGACATTATCGTTCGTATTACTTCCACAGCCATATGTGGATCCGATCTGCACATTTATCAGGGAGCCCTGCCCGCTGCCAAAGATTATGTTATCGGTCATGAACCGATGGGCATTGTAGAAGAAGTCGGTCCGGAAGTAACACGTGTGAAGAAGGGGGACCGTGTGGTCCTGCCTTTTAATATCGCTTGTGGCGAATGTTTCTATTGCAATCATGACATGGAGAGTCAGTGCGATAATTCCAATGGCAATCCGGATATTCATACAGGCGGTTATTTTGGATTTACTGAGCGCTACGGCAACCACCCTGGAGGTCAGGCAGAGTTATTGCGTGTTCCCTATGGGAACTTCACACCGTTTGTGATCCCGGAATCCTGTGAATTGGAAGATGAGGCCTTATTGTTCCTGTCCGATGTTCTTCCAACCGCTTACTGGAGTGTCGAGAATGCGGGAGTTAAACCGGGAGATACAGTTACCGTACTCGGTAGTGGCCCCATTGGACTGATGACGCAAAAGTTCGCCTGGATGAAAGGTGCCAAACGCGTTATTGCTGTAGATCGCCTGCCCTATCGACTGGAGAAAGCCAAACGTTTGAACGATGCAGAGATTTTTAATTTTGAAGATTACGATGATATGGGTGAACACATTCGCGAGATTACACAAGGTGGAACCGACGTTGTCATCGACTGTGTAGGTATGGATGGCAAAAAAAGCACGCTGGAGGAAATTGGACAGAAGCTGAAATTGCATGGCGGTTCCCTGAGTGCCATCGAGATTGGCATGAAGGCCATTCGCAAATTCGGTACACTTCAACTTACAGGTGTATATGGTTCTTCCTACAACATGTTTCCATTAGGCAATCTGTTTGAACGTAATATCAATCTCAAAATGGGACAAGCCCCTGTTATACATTACATGCCTGAGTTATTCCGTAAAATCACAGCTGGTGAATTTGATCCAACCGAGATCATCTCCCATCGAATTCCACTGGAGAATGCAAGCGATGCGTATCGTATTTTCAACGATCATGAAGACGAATGTACCAAGGTTATACTAAAACCCTGA
- a CDS encoding oxalate decarboxylase family bicupin gives MTKGQQPNDKPLIIPQPIRSDGAGGPDLGPRDVMRDIQNPDMLVPPATDNGLLPNLRMSFSDTHMQLNHGGWSREITVRDLPVATTLAGVNMSLTPGGVRELHWHQQSEWAYMIWGTARITSVDQNGRNFIADVGPGDLWFFPKGLPHSIQGLEEGCEFLLVFDDGSFSDLNTLSISDWFAHTPPEVLSVNFGVPESAFQSMPKEQVYIFQDTVPGSIESQEVQSPYGTVPLTFKHRLLAQEPLITPGGSVRIVDSTNFPISTTVAAALVEIRPGAMRELHWHPNADEWQYYLTGQGRMTVFGGNGIARTFDYRAGDVGYVPVAMGHYIQNTGTDTLWFLEIFRSDRFEDVSLNQWMALTPRDLVRDNLNAPPELLDALRKIKWPVV, from the coding sequence ATGACCAAAGGACAGCAACCAAATGATAAACCTCTTATCATCCCGCAACCCATTCGCAGTGATGGCGCTGGAGGACCTGATCTGGGACCCAGAGATGTCATGAGAGATATACAAAACCCCGATATGCTGGTACCTCCAGCTACCGATAACGGGTTATTGCCCAATCTGAGAATGTCTTTTTCCGATACCCATATGCAATTGAACCATGGGGGTTGGTCACGTGAAATTACCGTACGGGATCTTCCTGTTGCCACGACACTGGCTGGTGTGAACATGAGCCTGACACCCGGCGGTGTACGAGAACTCCATTGGCACCAGCAATCCGAATGGGCCTATATGATCTGGGGAACAGCGAGAATCACCTCGGTGGATCAGAACGGACGTAATTTTATTGCAGATGTTGGGCCGGGCGATCTCTGGTTTTTCCCAAAGGGTCTCCCCCATTCCATACAAGGACTGGAGGAAGGTTGTGAATTTCTACTCGTGTTTGATGACGGGTCCTTCTCCGATCTGAATACGTTATCCATATCCGACTGGTTTGCCCATACACCACCGGAAGTATTGTCTGTCAATTTCGGCGTGCCCGAATCTGCTTTTCAGTCGATGCCGAAGGAACAGGTGTACATTTTCCAAGATACTGTCCCGGGCTCCATCGAGAGCCAGGAAGTTCAGTCGCCATACGGTACCGTTCCACTCACTTTCAAACATCGATTGCTGGCGCAGGAACCACTCATTACACCTGGCGGAAGCGTCCGTATTGTAGACTCCACCAACTTCCCCATCTCTACTACTGTTGCAGCTGCACTTGTTGAGATCCGGCCTGGCGCCATGCGTGAACTGCACTGGCATCCTAATGCAGATGAATGGCAATATTATCTGACAGGACAAGGAAGAATGACCGTCTTTGGAGGCAATGGCATTGCTCGAACATTTGATTATCGGGCTGGAGATGTCGGATATGTTCCTGTCGCAATGGGACACTATATACAGAATACCGGTACAGACACTTTATGGTTTTTGGAAATATTCCGAAGTGATCGATTTGAGGATGTGTCCCTGAATCAATGGATGGCGTTAACCCCGCGGGATCTGGTCCGCGACAATCTGAATGCGCCCCCTGAGTTGCTCGATGCGCTGCGAAAAATAAAATGGCCTGTAGTTTAA
- a CDS encoding SDR family NAD(P)-dependent oxidoreductase, with protein sequence MNNQNQLHTALITGSTSGIGLELTRKLLDEGWQVIGLNRSAFPAEDTDIQNALRSGKLRWVQANLTNYDSLRTALDQIKSDTDSIDVLFNNAGGSASELRFSDQGHELHFELQTVIPYIIYMELAELLLKGQMKTVINTSTTAFKMVKQFDLNILERPAEFKKLFGPYAISKLGLSLWTREVAKSAKADGIQLLSVDPGGNNTLRGNKTSGLPFYIKPIMKWFFPHPSHGASLLYSAALSPTRHESGTFLVKNKATALRFTEQGPAVLHRVHEIYEQRFRTTQREKPASTPS encoded by the coding sequence ATGAATAACCAAAATCAGCTTCACACCGCTCTCATCACAGGCTCAACGTCAGGAATTGGTCTTGAACTGACACGCAAGTTACTGGATGAAGGATGGCAGGTGATCGGTCTCAACCGGTCGGCTTTCCCAGCCGAGGATACCGATATTCAGAACGCCTTACGTTCAGGCAAGCTTCGTTGGGTTCAGGCCAATCTGACCAACTACGATAGCCTGAGAACTGCACTGGATCAGATCAAATCTGATACCGATTCGATTGATGTCTTGTTTAACAATGCCGGGGGGAGCGCCTCCGAGCTTCGCTTCTCTGATCAGGGGCATGAACTACACTTCGAACTTCAGACGGTAATCCCTTATATCATTTACATGGAATTGGCTGAGCTATTGCTCAAAGGACAGATGAAGACAGTCATTAATACTTCCACCACCGCGTTCAAAATGGTCAAACAATTTGATCTAAACATCCTGGAACGTCCAGCTGAATTCAAAAAGCTGTTTGGTCCTTATGCCATTTCTAAGCTCGGCTTATCTCTCTGGACACGCGAGGTTGCCAAATCTGCTAAGGCGGATGGCATACAATTGCTAAGCGTAGATCCCGGTGGAAATAATACGCTACGGGGCAACAAAACATCCGGTCTGCCCTTCTATATCAAACCCATTATGAAATGGTTCTTTCCCCATCCAAGTCATGGCGCTTCATTGCTCTACAGTGCGGCTTTATCACCCACCAGACATGAATCCGGTACTTTCTTGGTGAAAAATAAAGCGACAGCGCTTCGTTTTACCGAGCAAGGTCCTGCCGTTCTCCATCGTGTACACGAAATCTACGAGCAGCGTTTTCGTACAACGCAGCGTGAAAAACCTGCCTCCACCCCATCCTAA
- a CDS encoding MerR family transcriptional regulator: MSQNEVFSIKETSEQAGLSEDTIRYYEKIGLLPRAERRANRHRVYRPEDIHTMKLITCLKKTGMSLEEMKPYLHMSLDSDLADFPEEREMLVNYRKKVEAQVVSLQQVIDFIDEKLHKRSMFPDECPITGENQMSVFEKKNIFV; the protein is encoded by the coding sequence ATGAGCCAAAATGAAGTGTTCTCCATTAAAGAAACGTCAGAACAGGCGGGATTATCGGAAGATACGATTCGTTATTATGAGAAGATTGGACTGCTTCCCCGAGCTGAACGCAGAGCCAATCGCCATCGGGTATACCGTCCGGAGGATATTCATACGATGAAGTTGATCACATGCCTCAAAAAAACGGGAATGTCTCTGGAAGAAATGAAGCCGTACTTGCACATGTCCCTGGATTCGGATCTCGCAGATTTTCCGGAGGAGCGGGAGATGCTGGTTAATTATCGAAAGAAAGTTGAAGCACAGGTCGTTTCGTTGCAGCAGGTGATAGATTTCATCGACGAGAAGTTGCATAAACGAAGTATGTTTCCTGATGAGTGCCCTATTACCGGGGAAAACCAGATGTCTGTTTTTGAGAAAAAGAACATATTCGTTTGA
- a CDS encoding LysR family transcriptional regulator translates to MTLQQLKYVIEVATRGSMNEAAKRLFISQPSLSNAIRDLEQELRITIFERTNKGISLSKEGVEFLSYARQVVEQAELLENRYLNAKPSPQHFSVSTQHYAFAVNAFVRLVQQYGQDEYELALRETKTYEIIQDVKSLRSEIGILYLNEFNAKVINKLLKDAGLVFTSLFTAKPHIFISVKNPLAKQDSVAIEQLQDYPYLSFDQGEYNSFHFSEEILSTLSHPKSIQVNDRATLFNLLIGLNGYTISTGVLSADLNGNEIIPVPLECEETINVGWISHKSTSLSNLGVEYVRALHEAIGS, encoded by the coding sequence TTGACTCTACAACAATTAAAATATGTAATTGAAGTGGCCACACGCGGCTCGATGAATGAAGCAGCCAAACGCCTGTTTATCTCGCAACCCAGCCTGTCGAATGCCATTCGGGATCTGGAGCAGGAGTTACGAATCACCATTTTTGAACGTACCAATAAGGGGATATCTCTGTCCAAAGAGGGCGTTGAATTTCTAAGTTACGCACGTCAGGTGGTAGAACAGGCTGAACTGTTGGAGAATCGGTATCTGAACGCCAAGCCATCTCCGCAGCATTTCTCCGTATCGACACAACATTATGCTTTTGCGGTGAATGCCTTTGTTCGTCTGGTACAGCAATATGGTCAGGATGAATATGAGTTGGCGCTTCGGGAGACAAAGACCTACGAGATTATTCAGGATGTGAAAAGCCTGCGTAGTGAGATTGGCATCCTGTATTTGAATGAATTCAATGCCAAAGTGATTAACAAATTGTTAAAAGATGCAGGTCTGGTCTTCACAAGCTTGTTCACAGCTAAGCCCCATATCTTTATCAGTGTGAAGAACCCGCTTGCGAAGCAGGATTCGGTTGCGATTGAGCAGCTGCAAGATTATCCGTATCTGTCATTTGACCAGGGAGAGTACAATTCCTTTCATTTTTCCGAAGAGATCCTGAGTACGTTATCTCACCCCAAGAGCATACAGGTCAACGACCGCGCAACATTATTTAACCTGTTGATTGGTTTGAATGGTTATACAATCTCTACGGGTGTGCTTAGCGCTGATCTGAACGGAAACGAGATTATTCCTGTACCGCTGGAATGTGAGGAAACCATTAATGTGGGCTGGATAAGTCATAAGAGTACTTCTCTCTCTAATCTGGGCGTGGAATATGTCCGGGCTTTGCATGAGGCTATAGGGTCTTAA
- a CDS encoding fused MFS/spermidine synthase: MRVLYRNKSEQHELTVYDTKKLYGEKGRFRVLEFSNAAVQGAMDLDEPARMVLEYPRAMVHLMELNHPDFERVFVVGHGIGTLPTYLSDCQVKVAELDAEVAELSRTFFGFEGSPVLIGDGRELLGQEPSGIYDYIIVDAFTATGTPEHLISSDFFALVKDKLDKKGAVLLNVFGHVGNDRLVSAIYTTLQAHFAYTHAFALPTETADEVQNRILMGSHHAIEFQIPHMAGFVEQEPEEGYIIVDPD; this comes from the coding sequence GTGAGAGTTCTGTATCGAAATAAAAGTGAACAGCATGAGCTGACGGTATATGATACCAAAAAGCTATATGGAGAGAAGGGGCGATTTCGTGTATTGGAGTTCTCCAATGCAGCTGTGCAGGGCGCAATGGATCTGGATGAGCCTGCCCGGATGGTCTTGGAGTATCCAAGAGCGATGGTACATCTAATGGAACTGAATCATCCTGATTTTGAAAGGGTATTTGTGGTCGGACATGGTATTGGCACATTGCCAACCTACTTGTCTGATTGTCAGGTAAAGGTGGCTGAGCTGGACGCAGAGGTCGCTGAGCTGAGCCGAACTTTTTTTGGATTTGAAGGAAGTCCTGTACTCATTGGGGATGGTCGTGAATTATTAGGGCAGGAGCCTTCAGGGATATATGATTATATTATTGTTGATGCGTTTACGGCAACGGGTACACCCGAGCATTTGATATCCAGTGATTTTTTTGCCTTGGTCAAGGACAAGCTGGACAAGAAAGGTGCTGTGCTCCTTAATGTGTTCGGTCATGTTGGCAATGACCGGCTTGTGAGTGCGATCTATACGACACTTCAGGCACACTTTGCTTATACACATGCATTTGCATTGCCCACAGAAACAGCGGATGAAGTTCAAAATCGTATTTTAATGGGCAGTCATCATGCGATCGAATTTCAGATTCCCCACATGGCGGGGTTTGTTGAGCAGGAGCCGGAAGAAGGATATATCATCGTTGATCCAGACTGA
- a CDS encoding sensor domain-containing diguanylate cyclase: MIAQIKRSKLRRKIKNIKKISLTALLGGLVTISVLMTLTLMVISSYTSQKQSLIDNTLTLNYASAVQMSQTLDSLFNSMQESLKFAAQYFPDMDQTNAKELNSTLDLVRNSSNFFNSVALVDKAGVVRSTSPYSQASVGNHVSSDAAKEAIKSRASYISEAYQTPRTKRRIVFVSEPIFDSAGAYQGTIGGNIFLQEDNILSLSFGSQLKTSNGSYFFIVDKKGTLLFHPNTNRIGENVSKNEVVQKLLINENGKEQYKNLAGVDSLAGYYKVPSTDWGVVIVSPTQTVYDQLNHHIRMLLLYTSVPFLILTLIVLRVARKLASPFVLLADLVNQVDKGQVDLPVMKPHWNREADLLTRTVVGALANFRKQKNQLVYDARTDVLTGMNNRRTFEEVIQEWIQDEAPFSIIVLDIDRFKSINDTFGHHAGDEVLKHIANIIQLSVRTEDVCARFGGEEFVVLLRNSESNVAFEIAERIRITVEESILPIDRSVTISAGIAEYPKHSTTSTELFHLADNALYQAKEEGRNRTVTIQTVIK, translated from the coding sequence ATGATTGCACAGATCAAAAGATCCAAATTACGAAGAAAAATAAAAAACATCAAGAAAATCAGCCTTACAGCTTTACTCGGTGGGCTGGTCACCATATCCGTCTTAATGACATTGACCCTCATGGTCATCTCATCTTATACATCTCAGAAACAGTCACTCATTGATAACACCCTAACGCTAAACTATGCAAGCGCTGTGCAAATGAGCCAAACCCTGGATTCGCTTTTTAATTCCATGCAGGAGAGCTTGAAATTTGCAGCCCAATATTTCCCTGATATGGATCAAACCAATGCTAAAGAATTGAATTCCACATTGGATTTGGTTCGCAATAGCAGTAATTTTTTTAATTCCGTTGCTTTGGTAGATAAAGCAGGAGTAGTCAGGTCTACCTCACCTTACTCGCAGGCTAGCGTAGGTAACCATGTTAGTTCAGATGCAGCAAAAGAAGCGATTAAATCGAGAGCTTCCTATATCTCCGAAGCGTACCAGACACCCCGAACCAAACGCAGAATTGTATTTGTCAGTGAACCGATCTTTGATTCGGCAGGTGCGTACCAAGGAACGATTGGTGGAAATATCTTTTTGCAGGAAGATAATATTTTGAGTCTGTCTTTTGGCAGTCAGCTCAAGACAAGCAATGGTTCCTACTTTTTTATTGTGGATAAGAAGGGCACGTTATTATTTCACCCAAACACCAACCGCATTGGGGAAAATGTCAGTAAAAATGAAGTGGTACAGAAGCTGCTCATAAATGAGAACGGTAAAGAACAATACAAGAACCTTGCAGGTGTGGATTCACTTGCCGGTTATTACAAAGTTCCGTCAACAGACTGGGGCGTCGTCATCGTGTCTCCAACCCAAACGGTGTACGATCAATTGAATCATCATATCCGTATGTTGTTACTGTATACTTCTGTGCCTTTCCTGATTCTGACTCTAATTGTACTTCGGGTGGCACGTAAGCTGGCAAGTCCGTTTGTGTTGCTCGCTGATTTGGTGAATCAGGTCGATAAGGGACAAGTGGATCTGCCGGTGATGAAGCCTCATTGGAACAGGGAGGCGGACCTTCTTACACGTACCGTTGTTGGCGCGTTGGCGAACTTTAGGAAGCAGAAGAACCAGCTTGTCTATGATGCCAGAACAGATGTTTTAACAGGTATGAACAATCGCAGAACCTTCGAAGAAGTCATTCAGGAATGGATTCAGGATGAAGCGCCATTCTCCATAATTGTTCTGGATATTGACCGCTTCAAGTCCATTAATGATACATTCGGGCATCATGCTGGGGATGAGGTGCTGAAACACATTGCCAATATCATTCAATTGTCTGTTCGCACGGAAGATGTCTGTGCTCGTTTTGGTGGAGAGGAATTTGTAGTCTTGTTAAGGAATTCCGAGTCTAACGTGGCTTTTGAGATTGCTGAACGTATCCGAATAACGGTCGAAGAAAGCATATTGCCTATTGATCGTTCCGTAACCATCTCAGCTGGTATTGCTGAATATCCGAAGCACTCCACAACATCCACAGAACTGTTTCACTTGGCCGATAATGCATTGTATCAAGCGAAGGAAGAGGGGCGTAATCGTACGGTTACGATCCAGACGGTTATCAAATAA
- a CDS encoding helix-turn-helix domain-containing protein encodes MKKDATKPCPTPYGCSVEVTLSVIGGKWKGAILYHLFSGPLRFNELRKLFPDITQRMLTLQLRELESSGIVHREIYPQIPPKVEYSLTAFGETLRPIIFSMRDWGETYTNEVLARSSQEV; translated from the coding sequence ATGAAAAAAGATGCAACCAAGCCATGTCCAACGCCATACGGCTGTTCCGTGGAAGTTACTCTTAGTGTGATTGGAGGCAAATGGAAAGGTGCCATTTTGTATCACTTATTCTCTGGTCCTCTGAGATTCAATGAGCTTCGCAAATTGTTTCCTGACATCACCCAGCGTATGCTCACCCTACAACTTCGAGAGTTGGAAAGCAGCGGAATTGTTCATCGTGAAATCTACCCCCAAATCCCTCCAAAAGTGGAGTACTCGCTCACAGCATTTGGTGAAACGCTACGACCAATTATCTTCAGCATGCGAGATTGGGGAGAAACGTATACCAATGAGGTGCTGGCCAGATCCTCACAAGAGGTATAG
- a CDS encoding DoxX family protein, with the protein MLDTGLLIIRLVIGFIMIGHACKKLFGWFEGEGVSGTAEFFGAIGLKPARALAVYAGLAELIGGFLFGVGLWIIVGAILLMLPMVVAIAKVHADKGLWNLNGGFEYNLVMIGSLLGVALAGAGAYSLDALI; encoded by the coding sequence ATGTTGGACACGGGTCTACTCATCATTCGTCTCGTTATCGGTTTTATTATGATCGGACATGCCTGCAAGAAACTGTTTGGCTGGTTTGAGGGTGAGGGTGTATCAGGGACGGCTGAATTTTTCGGAGCGATTGGCCTGAAACCCGCTAGAGCGTTGGCCGTGTACGCAGGACTTGCTGAATTAATTGGTGGATTCCTGTTTGGAGTCGGTCTATGGATTATCGTTGGAGCCATTCTGCTCATGCTTCCGATGGTTGTAGCCATAGCCAAGGTTCACGCAGATAAAGGTCTATGGAATCTGAACGGAGGATTCGAATATAACCTTGTGATGATTGGATCATTACTTGGTGTTGCTCTCGCTGGAGCTGGTGCATATTCCCTCGATGCCCTGATATAG